From the Solanum pennellii chromosome 4, SPENNV200 genome, one window contains:
- the LOC107016640 gene encoding uncharacterized protein LOC107016640, whose amino-acid sequence MSVEEYSLEFTMLSGYATSLVSNHRDEMSRFVIGVSNFMKEECRITMLHGDMNLSRLMMYAQSTDESKLNRISRNFKRSGPSDQNQPRFNKKAKTQGELIDPKVKLEKGNDSKCGKPTCATCWKKHYGKCLIGTGNCFRKEGKQVPPSVPGEDDVPRKNHFYALRAIGSKPDEDDDVDK is encoded by the exons atgagtgttgaggagtattcGTTGGAGTTCACTATGTTGTCTGGGTATGCtacatccttggtgtctaaccatcgggatgagatgagtaggtttgtgatcGGTGTCTCCAACTTTAtgaaagaagagtgtcgtaTTACCATGCTCCATGGTGACATGAATTTGTCTAGACTCATGATGTATGCTCAATCCACAGATGAGTCTAAACTTAATAGGATTTCTAGAAACTTTAAGAGGAGTGGACCAAGTGATCAAAACCAACCTAGGTTCAACAAGAAGGCTAAAACTCAAGGTGAACTTATAGATCCTAAGGTCAAACTTGAGAAGGGTAACGATTCTAAATGtggtaagcctacttgtgctacttgtTGGAAGAAGCACTATGGGAAATGTCTAATTGGTACCGGGAATTGCTTT AGGAAAGAAGGTAAACAAGTTCCTCCAAGTGTTCCGGGTGAAGATGATGTTCCAAGGAAGAATCACTTCTATGCACTTCGTGCTATAGGATCAAAGccggatgaggatgatgatgttGATAAGTAA